The Pirellulales bacterium DNA window AGCATCGCCTTGCTCGGGATGCAGCCGACGCGCAAGCAGGTGCCGCCGAGAATCGATTCGCGTTCGACGACGGCGACATTCAGGCCGAGTTGGCTAGCGCGGATCGCGGCAGTGTAACCGCCCGGCCCGCCGCCGATGACGAGGAGATCATGCATGGGGGCTGGGGAGTCGGGACTGGGGGCTGGGGAAGAGCGGACGCGCGGTCATGCCAAGCGCATTTTCATCGCCTGAAGCGTGCGATTGAATGGATCCAGCACGAGCCCCAGAATCTCCAGGGTTACGAGGCCCAAAAGAGGCTCGTCGTCCGGCTCGCCGAGGACGACAGGCGTATGACCTTCTTCGCCGGCCAGGGCGATGTGACACTCGGACACGTGCCGCTCGACCGGGGTGCCGTCGGCCAATGTGAACGTTAGCGTGCGCTTGGGCTTGAGACCGAGTTGCTGCCAAACATCGTGCGGCAGCAGAGTGTAACTGGCCCCGCTGTCGACGAGAAAGTTGACATGCCGCGTTTGGCCCGTGGGGCCGCTCACCTGCCCTTCGACGAAAGTTAGCCCCATCGCTCGCCATCTCCCCGTTTTTGGAATCGCACGTTTTCAGCGTTCGCCCCATTATTGGACCCGCGGAGCCAGTTGGCAACTAACGATGCCCGGCGCAGCACGGCGACTCCGGTCCCAAACCCCTTTCTTC harbors:
- a CDS encoding FAD-dependent oxidoreductase encodes the protein MHDLLVIGGGPGGYTAAIRASQLGLNVAVVERESILGGTCLRVGCIPSKAML
- a CDS encoding retroviral-like aspartic protease family protein, whose protein sequence is MGLTFVEGQVSGPTGQTRHVNFLVDSGASYTLLPHDVWQQLGLKPKRTLTFTLADGTPVERHVSECHIALAGEEGHTPVVLGEPDDEPLLGLVTLEILGLVLDPFNRTLQAMKMRLA